One window from the genome of Streptomyces cadmiisoli encodes:
- a CDS encoding HSP90 family protein, which produces MDSQTSQSSQASQAPSSPHTFQVDLRGLVDLLSHHLYSSPKVYLRELLQNAVDAITARRAAQPDAPARVRLHAEGGTLRVEDCGIGLTESDVHDLLATIGRSSKRAEGIQEARSDFLGQFGIGLLACFVVAERIRVVSRSARTPDARPVEWTATDDGSYTVRTLPDEARPEPGTTVHLVARAGAAEWLAEDRVLALARDFGSLLPYDVRVGDEEVTDLPAPWDRSYPSPATRRVALARHCHELFGFTPLDSIDLAVPLAGIRGTAYVLPAAVSPAQRARHRVHLKGMLLTERAEQLLPDWAFFVRCVLDTDSLRPTASREALYEDETLAAVREALGERIRSWLTGLAAGDPERLAAFLSVHHLGVKSLARHDREMLRTMLPWLPFETTDGQLSLAEFALRHPVVHFTRTVEEFRQVAAIASAQGIGVVNGGYTYDSELVEALPSVRPDTVVAELDADTVTAHLDAVDPADELALSGFLAAARAALDPLGCDVVLRAFHPLSVPALHLDDRSARHEQARAEAEEQADDLWAGILGSLRGSAPRARLVLNHLNPLIRRISSLSEPELVGTATESLYGQALLMAQRPLRPADSALLNRAFIGLLEWATHSDSDAPEEGHR; this is translated from the coding sequence ATGGACTCCCAGACCTCGCAGTCATCACAGGCATCCCAGGCCCCTTCCTCACCACACACGTTCCAGGTCGACCTGCGTGGTCTGGTGGACCTGCTCTCGCACCACCTCTACTCCAGCCCGAAGGTCTATCTGCGCGAGCTGCTCCAGAACGCGGTCGACGCCATCACGGCCCGGCGGGCGGCCCAGCCCGACGCGCCTGCCCGGGTGCGGCTGCACGCGGAGGGCGGCACCCTGCGGGTGGAGGACTGCGGCATCGGGCTCACCGAGTCCGACGTGCACGACCTGCTGGCGACCATCGGCCGCAGTTCCAAGCGGGCCGAGGGCATCCAGGAGGCGCGCTCCGACTTCCTCGGCCAGTTCGGCATCGGACTGCTGGCCTGCTTCGTGGTCGCCGAGCGCATCCGGGTCGTCAGCCGCAGCGCGCGTACGCCCGACGCCCGACCCGTGGAGTGGACGGCGACGGACGACGGCTCGTACACCGTGCGGACCCTGCCGGACGAGGCCCGGCCCGAACCCGGCACCACCGTGCACCTGGTGGCGCGGGCCGGCGCCGCCGAGTGGCTTGCCGAGGACCGGGTGCTGGCACTGGCGCGGGACTTCGGCTCGCTGCTGCCGTACGACGTGCGGGTGGGCGACGAGGAGGTCACCGACCTGCCGGCGCCCTGGGACCGGTCGTACCCCTCCCCCGCCACGCGCCGGGTGGCCCTGGCGCGGCACTGCCACGAGCTGTTCGGGTTCACGCCGCTGGACTCGATCGACCTGGCCGTGCCGCTCGCCGGGATCCGCGGCACCGCGTACGTGCTGCCCGCGGCGGTCAGCCCCGCGCAGCGGGCCCGGCACCGTGTGCACCTGAAGGGCATGCTGCTGACGGAGCGGGCCGAGCAGTTGCTGCCCGACTGGGCGTTCTTCGTGCGCTGCGTGCTCGACACCGACAGCCTGCGGCCCACCGCGTCGCGCGAGGCGCTGTACGAGGACGAGACGCTGGCGGCCGTGCGGGAGGCGCTCGGCGAAAGGATTCGGTCCTGGCTGACGGGGCTGGCCGCGGGTGATCCGGAGCGGCTGGCGGCGTTCCTGTCCGTGCACCACCTGGGCGTGAAGTCGCTCGCGCGGCACGACCGGGAGATGCTGCGCACGATGCTGCCGTGGCTGCCCTTCGAGACGACGGACGGGCAGCTGTCCCTCGCGGAGTTCGCGCTGCGCCACCCGGTGGTGCACTTCACGCGGACCGTCGAGGAGTTCCGGCAGGTCGCCGCGATCGCGTCCGCCCAGGGCATCGGGGTCGTCAACGGCGGATACACCTACGACAGCGAACTGGTCGAGGCACTGCCCTCGGTCCGGCCCGACACCGTGGTCGCCGAGCTCGACGCCGACACCGTGACCGCCCACCTGGACGCCGTCGACCCGGCCGACGAGCTGGCCCTGTCGGGTTTCCTCGCCGCCGCGCGGGCCGCCCTCGACCCGCTGGGCTGCGACGTCGTGCTCCGGGCCTTCCACCCGCTGTCCGTGCCCGCGCTGCACCTGGACGACCGGTCCGCGCGGCACGAGCAGGCCCGCGCCGAGGCCGAGGAGCAGGCCGACGACCTGTGGGCGGGCATCCTCGGCTCCCTGCGCGGCAGCGCCCCGCGCGCCCGTCTGGTGCTCAACCACCTCAATCCGCTGATCCGCCGGATCAGTTCGCTGAGTGAGCCGGAGCTCGTCGGCACCGCCACGGAGTCGCTGTACGGTCAGGCCC